A section of the Arcobacter roscoffensis genome encodes:
- a CDS encoding prepilin peptidase gives MILIQESEDLELFSFIFGAVIGSFLNVLISRLPQGLSIVTPRSFCPSCKKTIPWYYNIPLISYIFLKAKCGFCKEKIPASYFIVELLSACLTLVFFIKFQLSYEFFISITLFYVLLTLCFIDFKHKAVPDYLLLIALVLSFFVTTQPLVEAFKSAFIFSGAFVLLNFVLTFYVQNIKSKLTKNENLRTQEALGEGDIPILALIAVVLGVKAAIIAVFLASIFAIIPSIYSSFVKKDVQTPFIPYLVLGFYVEYFFVLEDFLKVSI, from the coding sequence GTGATTTTAATTCAAGAGAGCGAAGATTTGGAGCTGTTTAGTTTTATATTTGGGGCGGTTATTGGTTCATTTTTAAATGTACTGATTTCAAGACTGCCTCAAGGTTTATCAATAGTAACTCCTAGAAGTTTTTGTCCTTCCTGTAAAAAAACAATCCCTTGGTATTATAATATACCTTTAATTTCTTACATATTTTTAAAAGCAAAATGTGGATTTTGTAAAGAAAAAATTCCTGCAAGTTATTTTATAGTTGAGCTATTAAGTGCTTGTCTTACCTTAGTTTTTTTTATAAAGTTCCAACTTTCTTATGAGTTTTTTATTTCAATTACTCTTTTTTATGTACTTCTAACTCTTTGTTTTATTGACTTTAAGCATAAGGCAGTTCCTGATTATCTTTTACTTATTGCTTTAGTTTTATCTTTTTTCGTAACAACTCAGCCTTTAGTAGAAGCTTTTAAAAGTGCTTTTATTTTTTCTGGAGCTTTTGTTTTACTAAATTTTGTACTTACATTTTATGTGCAAAATATAAAATCAAAACTTACAAAAAATGAAAATTTAAGAACTCAAGAAGCCTTAGGTGAGGGGGATATACCAATTTTAGCATTAATTGCAGTAGTCCTTGGAGTAAAAGCAGCCATAATAGCTGTATTTTTAGCTTCAATTTTTGCTATAATACCATCAATTTATTCAAGTTTTGTAAAAAAAGATGTTCAAACTCCCTTTATTCCATATTTAGTTTTAGGGTTTTATGTTGAATATTTTTTTGTACTAGAAGATTTTTTAAAGGTTAGTATTTGA
- a CDS encoding PAS domain-containing sensor histidine kinase: MVFKKKKFYTLSDIKNQIVYTPLLFVIILAVFSSFVVFFFYKYQEINKVKLLEQRENFYNQNILSEYISLINIKRSEKIDSQENNLIKYVYEVKGYTRSFLLSNKAIDYEILENYIYNLEQTQNVEFILFDAIRYDVLHGHKILEYLRKQTNSKIVSEKFNHFMLRNIQYNSNDNMTYWIDSQKREVRLSYFNFIDSNGLMLGVYSKVDDLKALTKQAILTSLSNSSKLEEKAHFVFYDINEKVVYNYNGENKKILVKDINRFDLLDNNNFVYTFPKYNYKVIVKNNYIEKRKKEIKLDQEHRMLIGIFLILFIAILLITTANIFGRFINTIFNRYNKRLERKNLLLTKWKDRYELAIIASNDGLWDVNLKTNKIFFSNKWLNMFGYKRDEIQNFKEWLTLVHEDDKPEVLKKFSEHVEGHSEHFICEYRLRDKRGDYKWVLVRGKAFIDENESRMLMMSMDIDDRMNLTKELRDVELLTEFGRIVIFRWQNNEDLTVKFVSKSIETYGYSPLEFIDTNSAFFSFVYEKDVLKLQNRISKAINNDESSFTSIHRVIDKQKNIKWVYNRTILVKDDYGQVTSLYGYLNDITKIKMNEEDLKIRVKEEVEKNIEKDRMLIQQNKMASMGEMLGNIAHQWRQPLNNINLLIHFIRDNFKNFTKEDLHESVASAKLQIDYMSQTIDDFRNFYQPTKDKKIFDIKQSLVQSSKIVATSFEQNSVDLEILGDKVEIENYENEFEQVIVNILNNAVDAAIIKKKEEKFNPKVLINIKKNEDLIISISNNCGKVKKEVLDRMFEPYFTTKFENQGTGIGLYMAKIIVEKNMKGKIEAFNKDDGVEFIIKLSA, encoded by the coding sequence ATGGTTTTTAAAAAAAAGAAGTTTTATACACTCTCGGATATTAAAAACCAAATAGTTTATACTCCTTTGCTTTTTGTAATAATTCTTGCAGTATTTTCATCTTTTGTAGTCTTCTTTTTTTATAAATATCAAGAAATAAATAAAGTAAAACTTTTAGAACAAAGAGAAAATTTTTATAATCAAAATATTTTAAGTGAATATATAAGTCTTATAAATATTAAAAGAAGTGAAAAGATTGACTCCCAAGAAAACAATCTTATAAAATATGTCTATGAAGTAAAAGGTTATACAAGGTCTTTTCTTTTAAGTAATAAAGCTATTGACTATGAAATTTTAGAAAACTATATCTATAATTTAGAACAGACTCAAAATGTTGAGTTTATTCTTTTTGATGCAATAAGATATGATGTTTTACATGGACATAAGATTTTAGAGTATTTAAGAAAACAAACAAATTCAAAGATAGTATCAGAAAAATTCAATCATTTTATGCTTAGAAATATTCAATATAATAGTAATGATAATATGACATATTGGATAGATAGTCAAAAAAGAGAAGTAAGACTCTCTTATTTTAATTTTATTGATTCAAATGGCTTAATGCTTGGGGTTTATTCAAAGGTTGATGACTTAAAAGCACTTACGAAACAAGCTATATTAACTTCACTATCTAATTCAAGTAAGTTAGAAGAAAAAGCACATTTTGTCTTTTATGATATAAATGAGAAGGTTGTTTATAATTATAATGGTGAAAATAAAAAAATCTTAGTAAAAGATATAAATAGATTTGATTTACTCGATAACAATAATTTTGTGTACACCTTTCCTAAATATAATTATAAGGTCATAGTTAAAAATAATTACATAGAAAAAAGAAAAAAAGAGATAAAACTTGACCAAGAACATAGAATGTTAATAGGCATTTTCTTGATTCTTTTTATAGCAATTTTACTTATTACAACAGCAAATATCTTCGGTAGGTTTATAAATACTATTTTTAATAGATATAACAAAAGATTAGAGAGAAAAAATCTTTTATTAACTAAATGGAAAGATAGATATGAACTTGCTATTATTGCTTCAAATGATGGGCTTTGGGATGTAAATCTTAAAACAAATAAAATCTTCTTTTCAAATAAATGGCTTAATATGTTTGGCTATAAAAGAGATGAAATTCAAAACTTCAAAGAATGGCTTACCTTAGTTCATGAAGATGATAAACCAGAAGTCTTAAAGAAATTTAGTGAACATGTGGAAGGTCATAGTGAACACTTTATATGTGAGTATAGATTAAGAGATAAAAGAGGTGACTACAAGTGGGTTTTAGTTAGAGGAAAAGCTTTCATTGATGAGAATGAAAGCAGAATGCTTATGATGTCAATGGATATTGATGACAGAATGAATTTAACTAAAGAGCTAAGGGATGTAGAACTTCTAACAGAGTTTGGGCGAATTGTAATTTTTAGATGGCAAAACAATGAAGATTTAACAGTTAAATTTGTATCAAAAAGTATTGAGACCTATGGATACTCTCCTTTAGAGTTTATTGATACAAATAGTGCCTTCTTCTCTTTTGTATATGAAAAAGATGTCTTAAAACTTCAAAATAGAATTAGTAAAGCTATTAATAATGATGAGTCTTCATTTACAAGTATTCACAGAGTAATTGATAAACAAAAAAATATTAAATGGGTTTATAATAGAACTATTTTAGTAAAAGATGATTATGGACAAGTTACTTCTTTATATGGTTACTTAAATGATATTACAAAAATTAAAATGAATGAAGAAGATTTAAAAATTAGAGTAAAAGAAGAAGTTGAAAAAAATATAGAAAAAGATAGAATGCTAATACAGCAAAATAAAATGGCTTCTATGGGTGAAATGCTTGGTAATATTGCTCATCAATGGAGACAGCCTTTAAATAATATCAACCTTCTGATTCACTTTATTAGAGATAATTTTAAAAACTTTACAAAAGAAGACTTACATGAATCAGTTGCTAGTGCTAAGCTTCAAATTGATTATATGAGTCAAACTATTGACGATTTTAGAAATTTTTATCAACCAACAAAAGATAAAAAAATATTTGATATAAAACAATCCTTAGTTCAAAGTTCAAAAATCGTAGCTACTTCTTTTGAACAAAATAGTGTTGATTTAGAAATACTTGGTGATAAGGTAGAAATTGAAAACTATGAAAATGAGTTTGAGCAAGTGATTGTAAATATTTTAAATAATGCAGTTGATGCTGCAATTATAAAAAAGAAAGAAGAAAAATTTAACCCAAAAGTTCTAATTAATATTAAAAAAAATGAAGATCTTATTATTTCTATTTCTAATAACTGTGGTAAGGTGAAAAAAGAAGTATTAGATAGAATGTTTGAACCATATTTTACGACAAAGTTTGAAAACCAAGGTACTGGAATAGGTTTATATATGGCAAAAATAATTGTTGAAAAGAATATGAAAGGTAAAATTGAAGCATTCAATAAAGATGATGGAGTTGAGTTTATAATAAAACTATCAGCTTAA
- a CDS encoding LptF/LptG family permease encodes MKLKQYLYSQLAITFFPIFFGLYFITSVVFLVKIASLTSIITINFLELFQLYSYVIPQIVFYTLPISFFISLVITLSKLASEYELTVITSFGLNPLKVMKIFLPLTLLLSIALVFVSVGLIPKTKFLTKQFLDVKKKEANFNIKASEFGQKFGDWLIYIQDKDDKTYNQIKLFKTQYNKDQFIISDSAVLKNDKGDLTFKLDEGKAFFIDEKEINQINFKSMLINDSIANSRMEKFTTTIDYWKTKIKKGEDIDDFTFFILTSMFPLLSLFLVVSFGYFNPRYEKNRAVMYSIMAAVIYYIVAKFIGKNLLLHSLYLLPAIWIALGYFIFTRTVKKEY; translated from the coding sequence TTGAAATTAAAACAATATTTATATTCTCAGTTAGCAATTACATTTTTCCCAATATTTTTTGGTTTATATTTTATTACATCAGTTGTATTTTTAGTAAAAATTGCTTCATTAACATCAATTATTACGATTAACTTTTTAGAGTTATTTCAACTATATAGTTATGTTATACCTCAAATTGTATTTTATACATTACCTATTTCATTTTTTATTTCACTAGTTATTACTTTATCTAAGTTAGCAAGTGAATATGAACTTACAGTTATTACTTCATTTGGTTTAAATCCATTAAAGGTTATGAAAATATTTTTACCTTTAACACTTCTTTTATCAATTGCTTTAGTTTTTGTATCTGTTGGACTTATTCCAAAAACAAAGTTTTTAACAAAACAGTTTTTAGACGTAAAAAAGAAAGAAGCCAATTTCAATATTAAAGCTTCTGAATTTGGTCAAAAGTTTGGAGACTGGTTGATTTATATTCAAGATAAAGATGATAAGACATATAATCAAATTAAACTATTTAAAACACAATATAATAAAGATCAATTTATCATAAGTGATTCAGCAGTTTTAAAAAATGATAAGGGTGATTTAACTTTCAAGTTAGATGAAGGGAAAGCCTTTTTTATTGATGAAAAAGAGATAAATCAAATCAATTTTAAATCAATGCTAATTAATGATTCTATTGCAAATAGTAGAATGGAAAAGTTTACAACTACAATTGACTATTGGAAAACAAAGATAAAAAAAGGTGAAGATATTGATGATTTTACTTTCTTTATTTTGACATCTATGTTTCCTTTATTATCTCTATTTTTAGTTGTATCTTTTGGCTATTTTAATCCAAGATATGAAAAAAATAGAGCAGTTATGTATTCAATAATGGCAGCTGTAATTTACTATATAGTTGCAAAATTTATAGGTAAGAATTTATTATTACATAGTTTATATTTATTACCTGCAATATGGATAGCACTTGGATATTTTATTTTTACTAGAACTGTTAAAAAAGAGTATTAA
- a CDS encoding response regulator transcription factor, whose translation MSEYKTRVLLVEDEDVARKTLAFYLNTIFDEVVVANDGDEGYSIIKENLQNNKEFDLVLTDLKMPNKNGMDMIEEILKIAPEQRFIIVSAHKNEEDLLKLINLRVLGYFVKPLNIDNMMEMLQKAKKEVLEDKKDSTKNSDLIELNKTYTYNLANDKLYNQENIVKLSKKESDILGVLIKNLGEVVSVETFKEQVWGDIDTNDSAFRTVMKRLKDKIIEDDFVISHKGYGYIIEKPFIK comes from the coding sequence ATGAGTGAGTATAAAACAAGAGTATTATTAGTAGAAGATGAAGATGTAGCAAGAAAAACTCTTGCTTTTTATCTAAATACTATATTTGATGAAGTAGTTGTTGCAAATGATGGAGATGAAGGTTACTCTATTATTAAAGAGAATCTACAAAATAATAAAGAGTTTGATTTAGTTCTAACTGATCTTAAAATGCCAAATAAAAATGGTATGGATATGATTGAAGAGATTCTAAAAATTGCACCAGAACAAAGGTTTATTATAGTAAGTGCCCATAAAAATGAAGAGGACTTACTAAAATTAATTAATCTTAGAGTTTTAGGTTATTTTGTAAAACCATTAAATATTGATAATATGATGGAAATGCTTCAAAAAGCTAAAAAAGAAGTACTTGAAGATAAAAAAGATAGTACTAAAAATAGCGATTTAATTGAATTAAATAAAACATATACATATAATCTTGCAAATGACAAACTGTATAATCAAGAAAATATAGTTAAACTTTCTAAAAAAGAGTCTGATATTTTAGGTGTATTAATTAAGAACCTAGGTGAAGTTGTATCAGTTGAAACTTTCAAAGAACAAGTTTGGGGAGATATCGATACAAATGATTCAGCATTTAGAACAGTAATGAAAAGATTAAAAGACAAAATTATTGAAGATGACTTTGTTATATCTCATAAGGGTTACGGATATATCATAGAAAAGCCATTTATCAAATAG
- the coaBC gene encoding bifunctional phosphopantothenoylcysteine decarboxylase/phosphopantothenate--cysteine ligase CoaBC — MLLKDKKILVAVTGSIAIYKTLDLIRLYIKAGAKVRVIMTEGAKKFISPITFEAISQSKVLEESNESWDKNQDYNHIDIGKWSDIFVIAPCSANTINKLSNGLADNLLTQVALAYPRMKLLAPAANTNMLKNPITQASMKMLKLCNFEIIQTQTKELVCKDVGDGAMADPQAIFYATARELLKDEYWVNRKVVLSGGGTVEKIDDVRYLSNFSSGKMASSLAMALYLKGAEVCLVSSRGHENLPSDIHVIPVQSSQEMYEYLVDSVRVAKKGVLTKTTLMDSSRPELIQKTPFLFMVAAISDYIPKFPQEGKMKKEMIGESWNLELKKNIDILSSLDKSEMISIGFKAEMDEVTALNSASSMLENKNLDAVCLNILNDENSFGSDTNEIELILKNNSFSFKGEKLDISMGILNRLQNEFVANE, encoded by the coding sequence ATGTTATTAAAAGATAAAAAAATTTTAGTTGCAGTAACAGGTTCTATTGCAATTTACAAAACACTTGATTTAATAAGACTTTATATAAAAGCAGGTGCAAAAGTTAGAGTTATAATGACTGAGGGTGCAAAAAAGTTTATTTCACCCATAACTTTTGAGGCTATTTCGCAAAGCAAAGTTTTAGAAGAATCAAATGAGAGTTGGGATAAAAATCAAGATTATAATCACATTGATATAGGAAAATGGTCTGATATTTTTGTAATAGCACCATGTAGTGCAAATACAATTAATAAACTTTCAAATGGACTTGCAGATAATTTACTAACACAAGTTGCACTTGCATATCCAAGAATGAAGCTTTTAGCACCAGCTGCTAATACAAATATGCTTAAAAATCCAATAACACAAGCAAGTATGAAAATGCTTAAACTTTGTAATTTTGAAATTATTCAAACTCAAACAAAAGAGCTTGTTTGCAAAGATGTTGGTGATGGGGCGATGGCTGATCCTCAAGCTATATTTTATGCAACAGCAAGAGAACTTCTAAAAGATGAGTATTGGGTAAATAGAAAAGTAGTATTAAGTGGTGGTGGAACAGTAGAGAAAATTGATGATGTAAGATATTTATCAAACTTCTCATCTGGGAAAATGGCTTCTTCTTTAGCAATGGCACTTTATTTAAAAGGTGCAGAGGTTTGTTTAGTTAGTTCAAGAGGTCATGAGAATTTACCAAGTGATATTCACGTTATTCCTGTACAAAGCTCACAAGAAATGTATGAGTATTTAGTTGATTCAGTAAGAGTTGCTAAAAAAGGTGTTTTAACAAAAACTACACTTATGGATTCTTCAAGACCTGAACTTATTCAAAAAACTCCATTTTTATTTATGGTTGCTGCTATTAGTGATTATATTCCTAAATTTCCTCAAGAGGGGAAAATGAAAAAAGAAATGATTGGTGAATCTTGGAACTTAGAACTTAAAAAGAATATTGATATTTTAAGTTCTCTTGATAAAAGTGAAATGATTAGCATTGGTTTTAAAGCTGAAATGGATGAAGTGACAGCTTTAAATTCAGCTTCTTCGATGTTAGAAAATAAAAATCTTGATGCAGTTTGTTTAAATATTTTAAATGATGAGAATAGTTTTGGTTCTGATACAAATGAAATAGAACTTATTTTGAAAAACAACTCTTTTTCTTTTAAGGGAGAGAAGTTAGATATATCAATGGGAATTTTAAATAGACTACAAAATGAGTTTGTAGCTAATGAATAA
- the truA gene encoding tRNA pseudouridine(38-40) synthase TruA, whose translation MNVKFTISYDGSIYKGSQRQPGGGTVEDELLKAFKRINIDTKIILSGRTDKEVHATGQVFNCQIPLFWSNLCKLKEVLNRQLPGSIKVNALMKVDDDFHSRFHAKRRVYRYLVSAKPTNPFNDKFIIYEENINEDLINDAIKEFIGEHDFKYFHKIGSDKDITVRKVFKASFYKHKGVYVFRFEASSYLRSQIRLMVGFLLQISRKKLTKEDLIEQLNLKKHIYKVPALPNGLYLAKIKY comes from the coding sequence ATGAATGTAAAATTTACTATTTCTTATGATGGTTCAATTTATAAAGGCTCTCAACGTCAACCAGGTGGTGGAACTGTTGAGGATGAACTTTTAAAGGCATTTAAAAGAATAAATATAGATACAAAAATAATTTTAAGCGGAAGAACTGATAAAGAAGTTCATGCAACGGGTCAAGTTTTTAATTGTCAAATTCCTTTGTTTTGGAGTAATCTTTGTAAATTAAAAGAGGTTTTAAATAGACAATTGCCAGGTTCAATTAAAGTAAATGCTCTTATGAAAGTTGATGATGATTTTCACTCTAGGTTTCATGCAAAAAGAAGGGTATATAGATATTTAGTAAGTGCAAAACCTACAAATCCTTTTAATGATAAGTTTATAATTTATGAAGAAAATATAAATGAAGACCTTATAAATGATGCAATAAAAGAGTTTATAGGTGAACATGACTTTAAATATTTTCATAAGATTGGAAGTGACAAAGATATTACAGTAAGAAAAGTTTTTAAAGCCTCTTTCTATAAACATAAGGGAGTTTATGTTTTTAGGTTTGAAGCAAGCTCTTATTTACGTTCACAAATAAGACTTATGGTAGGATTTTTATTACAAATTTCAAGAAAAAAACTTACAAAAGAGGATTTAATTGAGCAGTTAAATCTAAAAAAGCATATATATAAAGTACCAGCCTTGCCTAATGGCTTATATTTGGCAAAAATAAAATACTAG
- a CDS encoding TRAP transporter permease: MAIYEEKPHKLSELEEEQANETEAVVNELEGQRVFGREHYEFWLISSIALAWSLFQLYIVLEPVNSTITRSVHLSFAMVLAFLIYPMFKKDYFLRKIRWFGYMFATLGLISAGYIAFMYEELALRPGDYTAVDIFVALFAIVILIEAGRRVLGFALSLIAIIFIAYDLLGPYMPELIIHKGASLNKLAGHMYLTTEGIFGVPLGVSAGFVFLFVLFGSLLDKAGAGEYFINLAFAMLGKYRGGPAKASVVASGFTGIMSGSSIANTVTTGTFTIPLMKKTGFRPEQAGAVEVASSTNGQLMPPVMGAAAFIIAEFLGMAYTDVIFAAFIPAFVSYFALFYIVHLEALKLGLKGMHDEDLPPKWKTFVQGIHYLVPIFFLLYTLMVLRESAASAAFNAIMLLMILMVVQHPLKAVITKQKLTRDIWLSGFVDILAGMISGAKNMVPIAIATALAGIVVGSITLTGLGQVLLEVIETLSGGNIFLILILAAVISLILGMGLPTTANYIVMASLTAPVILILAQDNGFLIPAIAAHLFVFYFGILADDTPPVGLAAYAAAGIAKSDPIKTGIQGFKYDIRTAILPFMFFFNPELLLISGVDELNPSNPAGWIWITNPVDIIVIFSTALIGMLAFSCFSQGYFITKANVIERFIFLSIVPFMFLPKIVESFLNLPTHYISYAIGIGIFAMLFVLQKAKDKASKVSVHESEL, from the coding sequence AGCTTTATATTGTATTAGAACCTGTTAATTCAACTATTACAAGATCTGTTCACCTAAGTTTTGCTATGGTTTTAGCTTTTTTAATCTACCCAATGTTTAAAAAAGATTATTTTTTAAGAAAAATTAGATGGTTTGGTTATATGTTCGCAACACTTGGTCTTATAAGTGCCGGATATATTGCCTTCATGTATGAAGAACTTGCTTTAAGACCAGGTGATTATACAGCAGTTGATATATTTGTTGCTTTATTTGCAATTGTTATTTTAATTGAAGCAGGTAGAAGAGTTTTAGGTTTTGCCCTAAGTTTAATCGCAATTATTTTTATTGCATATGATTTACTTGGACCTTATATGCCTGAACTTATTATTCACAAAGGTGCAAGTTTAAATAAATTAGCTGGACATATGTACTTAACAACTGAAGGTATTTTTGGTGTTCCTCTTGGAGTATCTGCTGGATTTGTATTCTTGTTTGTACTATTTGGTTCACTTTTAGATAAAGCAGGAGCTGGTGAATATTTTATTAACTTAGCCTTTGCGATGCTTGGAAAATATAGAGGTGGTCCAGCAAAAGCTTCTGTTGTTGCATCTGGATTTACAGGTATTATGAGTGGCTCATCTATTGCAAATACAGTAACAACTGGTACATTTACAATTCCATTAATGAAAAAAACTGGATTTAGACCAGAACAAGCAGGAGCTGTTGAAGTTGCTTCCTCTACAAATGGTCAATTAATGCCTCCTGTTATGGGTGCTGCTGCATTTATTATTGCAGAGTTCTTAGGTATGGCGTATACTGATGTAATTTTTGCTGCGTTTATTCCTGCATTTGTTTCATACTTTGCCTTATTTTATATTGTTCACTTAGAAGCCTTAAAATTAGGTCTTAAAGGAATGCATGATGAGGATTTACCTCCAAAATGGAAAACATTTGTTCAAGGTATTCACTATTTAGTTCCTATTTTCTTCTTACTGTATACACTAATGGTATTAAGAGAATCAGCTGCAAGTGCTGCATTTAATGCAATTATGTTACTAATGATTCTAATGGTTGTTCAACATCCATTAAAAGCTGTTATCACAAAACAAAAACTAACAAGAGATATTTGGTTATCTGGATTTGTAGATATTTTAGCAGGTATGATTAGTGGTGCTAAAAATATGGTTCCTATTGCAATTGCTACAGCACTAGCTGGTATTGTAGTTGGAAGTATCACTTTAACAGGACTTGGTCAAGTACTATTAGAAGTTATTGAGACATTATCAGGTGGAAACATCTTCTTAATTCTTATTTTAGCAGCTGTTATCTCACTTATTTTAGGTATGGGATTACCTACAACTGCTAACTATATTGTAATGGCATCATTAACAGCACCAGTTATTTTAATATTAGCTCAAGATAATGGATTCTTAATTCCAGCAATTGCAGCTCATTTATTTGTGTTCTACTTTGGTATTTTAGCAGATGACACCCCACCGGTTGGTCTGGCCGCCTACGCAGCAGCAGGTATTGCAAAATCAGATCCAATTAAAACAGGTATTCAAGGGTTTAAATATGACATTAGAACGGCTATTTTACCGTTTATGTTCTTCTTTAACCCAGAATTACTTTTAATTAGTGGAGTAGATGAGTTAAATCCTTCAAACCCTGCTGGTTGGATATGGATTACAAACCCAGTTGATATTATAGTAATATTCTCAACAGCATTAATTGGTATGTTAGCATTCTCGTGTTTCTCACAAGGGTACTTTATTACAAAAGCAAATGTAATTGAGAGATTTATCTTCTTAAGTATAGTTCCATTTATGTTCTTACCTAAGATAGTTGAATCATTCTTAAATTTACCAACACACTATATCTCTTACGCTATAGGTATTGGAATTTTTGCTATGCTTTTTGTTCTACAAAAAGCGAAAGATAAAGCTTCTAAAGTTTCTGTTCACGAATCAGAACTTTAA
- a CDS encoding di-trans,poly-cis-decaprenylcistransferase, translated as MNNEQKIPTHIAMIMDGNGRWAKERGLKRTVGHEEGAKVVRNITKYCMSIGVKYLTLYAFSTENWKRPKLEVEFLMKLLDKYLKNELEVYLKNNVRFKAIGDLSKFSKKLQETIRQTEEKTSKCDGLTQVLALNYGSKDEIVRAVKRLNEKGLEVSEENLESCLDTAGIPDVDVMIRTSGEVRLSNYLLWQNAYAEMFFTQTYWPDFNNHELDDIISDFNSRERRFGAV; from the coding sequence ATGAATAATGAGCAAAAAATCCCAACTCATATAGCCATGATAATGGATGGCAATGGAAGATGGGCAAAAGAAAGAGGTCTAAAAAGAACAGTAGGACATGAAGAAGGTGCTAAAGTAGTAAGAAATATTACAAAATACTGTATGAGTATAGGTGTAAAATATCTTACTTTGTATGCTTTCTCAACTGAAAACTGGAAAAGACCAAAACTTGAAGTAGAGTTTTTAATGAAGCTTTTAGATAAGTACCTTAAAAATGAACTTGAAGTATATTTAAAAAATAATGTTCGTTTTAAAGCCATTGGTGATTTAAGTAAGTTTTCTAAGAAACTTCAAGAAACTATTAGGCAAACAGAAGAAAAAACATCGAAATGTGATGGTTTAACTCAAGTTTTAGCATTAAACTATGGTTCAAAAGATGAGATTGTAAGAGCAGTTAAAAGATTAAATGAAAAAGGCTTAGAAGTAAGTGAAGAAAACCTAGAGTCTTGTTTGGATACAGCAGGTATTCCTGATGTTGATGTTATGATTAGAACAAGTGGTGAAGTTAGACTTTCAAACTATTTATTATGGCAAAACGCTTATGCTGAAATGTTTTTCACTCAAACATACTGGCCTGATTTTAACAATCATGAATTAGATGATATTATAAGTGATTTTAATTCAAGAGAGCGAAGATTTGGAGCTGTTTAG